A stretch of Lathyrus oleraceus cultivar Zhongwan6 chromosome 6, CAAS_Psat_ZW6_1.0, whole genome shotgun sequence DNA encodes these proteins:
- the LOC127096484 gene encoding uncharacterized protein LOC127096484, translated as MSQQSNSSPSKNMPCSPSAEPSNPNREDPVDDSVNTPHARIPKETVSGFSSSIILEERTKEGSSVTDQENTESLGKNISDDVEQTDAHKESNVDKPLDNVAGEEVHVTHDVSDNPNCEAETVDLEEFSDNELLSSVLPSIAKRVRTRREKKTVAQRSPRKKIDVPTSSKTTVAVESSLKRKVHGPTKSWSKVKKPTTSKLVASVLEVPIDNISFHFASSVNRWKYVYQKRLALERELAQNVLDCKDIMDLIQEAGLMKTVTQFSKCYEMLVKEFIVNFSEECVDGKSKEFRKVYVRGKCVNFSPSVINKYLGRTDEAQPELEVRKWPLKGKLVANKLSVKYAMLHKIGAANWVPTNHKSTVAVILGKFIYVVGTKAKFDYGSYIFDQTLKHAGSFSVKGPIAFPSLICGIVLNQFPNILTENDSVKKRDSHMSFNHKLFLGTHVLDIVMTSGETSRVSNQPGKVAVIAMLKETCRELEARKLNLEKLISSLEITEGDVLADGGEFGEAAAVAEEDERQGEEGEADASPDDGTDDDADSESDD; from the exons ATGTCTCAACAATCCAACTCTTCTCCTTCCAAGAACATGCCTTGTTCTCCTAGCGCTGAACCAAGCAACCCTAACAGAGAAGATCCTGTTGATGACTCTGTGAATACCCCACATGCAAGAATACCTAAAGAAACTGTATCAGGCTTCTCCTCATCCATCATTCTTGAGGAACGAACAAAAGAAGGTTCCAG TGTTACTGATCAAGAAAATACTGAGTCTTTAGGAAAGAATATCTCTGATGATGTTGAGCAAACTGATGCCCATAAGGAGTCAAATGTTGACAAACCCTTAGATAATGTGGCCGGTGAGGAAGTTCATGTCACTcatgatgtcagtgacaaccctaactGTGAGGCTGAAACAGTAGACCTGGAGGAATTTTCTGATAATGAGTTGTTGTCCTCTGTCctccctagcatagccaaaagggttaggactaggagagaaaagAAAACTGTGGCTCAAAGGTCCCCCAGAAAGAAGATTGATGTTCCAACCTCTTCCAAGACAACGGTGGCAGTCGAGAGTTCCCTCAAGAGGAAAGTTCATGGTCCAaccaaatcttggagcaaagtg aagaagccaaccactagcaagcttgTAGCTAGTGTCCTTGAGGTACCAATTGACAACATATCTTTTCATTTTGCTTCAAGTGTAAATAGGTGGAAATATGTTTATCAGAAGAGGTTGGCTTTGGAAAGGGAATTAGCTCAGAATGTCCTAGACTGTAAGGATATTATGGATCTTATTCAAGAGGCTGGTTTAATGAAGACTGTGACTCAGTTTTCAAAGTGCTATGAGATGTTGGTAAAGGAATTTATTGTTAATTTTTCTGAAGAATGTGTTGATGGCAAGTCTAAGGAATTCAGGAAAGTGTATGTGAGAGGCAAGTGTGTAAATTTCTCTCCTTCAGTGATCAACAAGTATTTGGGAAGGACTGATGAagctcaacctgagcttgag GTAAGGAAATGGCCTCTCAAAGGAAAATTGGTGGCAAATAAACTGAGTGTCAAGTATGCAATGCTGCACAAGATTGGAGCTGCTAACTGGGTGCCCACCAATCATAAATCTACAGTTGCTGTAATACTTGGAAAGTTTATATATGTTGTTGGAACCAAAGCCAAATTTGACTATGGCTCCTATATTTTTGATCAAACTTTGAAGCATGCAGgaagcttcagtgtgaagggtcctatagcctttccttctcTCATCTGTGGTATTGTTTTGAATCAGTTTCCAAACATCTTAACTGAGAATGATTCTGTGAAGAAAAGAGACAGCCATATGTCTTTCAATCATAAGTTGTTCCTAGGTACCCATGTCCttgacattgtcatgacatcaggtGAGACATCACGTGTAAGCAATCAGCCAGGTAAAGTTGCTGTCATTGCAATGCTCAAAGAAACCTGCAGGGAATTAGAGGCAAGGAAGCTAAACTTGGAAAAATTGATTAGCTCTTTGGAGATTACTGAAGGTGATGTGCTAGCTGATGGTGGAGAATTTGGTGAAGCTGCTGCTGTTGCAGAAGAAGATGAAAGACAAGGTGAAGAGGGAGAAGCAGATGCCAGTCCTGATGATGGCACAGATGATGATGCTGACTCTGAGTCAGATGACTAG